The genomic window TTCTTGTTTAATGaatggcagagctcctgcctttatcgttaaaaaaaaataaagctgCATACCCTATAGAGGTGCAGGCAGACCAGAGTGTGGTGGCCATAGAATCCATCCATCAAACTACACTTCCAGATCGAGTGCAAGGGCCATCGACGAGGTCATGGAAAGCTCAACGAAATGCAGGGAATGCTTGCTAGCCCTAGGATTCCACGAGGAGCTGCAATGTACATTCTGAATGCAATGACTCGCAACCCTCTCAGTAAGGACTTCCCAAATGTCCTCAGGTCTATGACTAGTCAGAGTCGTCAACTTCGTTGGTTCACCATTGTTGTGTTACCTACGCCGGTGCGCAGTGGTGGACCGCGCCCAAAATTTTAGGTTGTGCAGAATTTACCTTGGCCTTTGTCTGCACCAGAACGCGCCAGTGAACCGCTTTATGCTCGCGGCTGTCCAGCCTGAGTCATAACTCACTCTCCCGTCACCCTGCAGCAGTGCTAGCCTCTTCTATgtattctctctccctctactctccctctacctctacctctatGGAAGGCGCAGGCATCAATGGCACCTGGACATGTCACAGGGTCAATTATGCCATCTACAGATCTACATAATCTTACATGTCCATATCTTTTTGTAGCTGCCTCTTCCTCTCGTCATCAAACATGCTGACATCGACACCCTTTTCTACCTTGACTATAGTCGCCGAGGTGCGTCGCTTGGGTGTGGGATGCCCTAGGGAGGAGCGAGGGGGGGTCCTTTTGAGTCTCTGGGTAGCTAGGGAAGCCCTTCCTAATGGGGTGGTCCGCACTACCAGTACGGCTAACGCAGGTTACTACCAGATGCCTGCATGTGTGCAATTTGCACTCAGGCGCGTTCCTACCCCAATGCAGACTTCTGCTCTGTTTTGACTCAACTTTGCGTTCTGTGCTATGAATATGCAATTAATCAAGATGGTGTTGTGTAAAAGTGTTTCATAAGGATGGTGTATTATACTACCTCTATTCGTAAATACATGATGTTTTGGATAATGACATGGTCTTCAATATGCAACTTTGACTGCTACTTTTTGTATGACAAtagtaataaaaaattatgaaaatattgattatgaagaTATTTGCCATGACAAATAAAATGATATTACATGCATATGACCAATTAAAATTGTTTTTTCTTAAATCAATGGTTAAAATGTACGTATTCTGGACGTCATATATTTACGAACGGATGGAGTATATGTTAGGAGCTCAAGGCAACTTGCCGACACAAAGTAAATATGTGGTATTTTCAGTCGTAAGTATCTGTGCTGTATTGGATAGCAAAATACAAATCAATTTGTCACATCTAGACATagaaaattagttttatttctCAAATAGTAGCAGGATCTGTGCTGATTACATGGAGAAAGAGAAACACGGTACAGATAAATGCCATCTTTAGAATGATATAAacaccggacaccacacaagCTAGCTAGCAGCTAGGAGAATGAAACACGACCAATACACATATCTAAAGAACATTTTCGTTGAGTTAGGACCTTACCAAATTAAGTGGCAAAGGATAGGCCTTGGGATTGATACACCTCGTGCAGGCCTAAGCACAAATGACCTGCTGCCTAATCCGGCCGGGTCTTCGAACCCACGTTGGTTTGGCGCTTGGCTTCTCCAACCAAATAAGTCCAAGACCATGTGGAGAGGACCAGACCATTTGATAGTCCGCGTCACCTGGCTGGCGGACCAAGTAATCGATTGCCTTTGATCTTAGCATCGCCTCCGTATGTTGTATGCTACCATCTATATTTTCTTCTTTGCCCTCAAACCGCAGGCTAATCTGCTTCTGTGGGCCCCATAAATCACAATGAGGCAGCAACTTAATATCCAGATACAGAGGTGGCGAGTTCATGCCCACTTCATCTGTTGAGCTATGCAAGATGTACTCCACAGCTGAAACATAGCAAGTAAAATAGAACTCGACAACTGGCTCTGGAAGTCCGAGTGATGGCACACATGACGAGACAGCGTTGTTTGTGCAACATATTGGATCTGGGCGTAAGAATTTTGCATTCTCGACAATTATTTCTTGCCTCCATTCCCATGGAAGAGCATCCGAATGGGAAATACCTTGTAAACTAGATAGTAGAATGATTTCTCCTATCACATATTCAGTCGCAATATTGAACTGAGATGCCAATTGCTGCAAGCAGCTAATAGCAGTCCCAACTATGTCCGTGCATTCGGAGATTCGTAGCAGCAGGTCTAGATCGAAAAATTTCGCAGGCATCTTGCGATCCTCGTAGCTATAATATAGATATACCTCTACGCCACGCCCTTCCGAGGGTATGGGCCATATGCAAATACGGCGTGATTGGCTTCCTTGCACCTTTTCATACCTGAGAGTTTTCCCTTCAAGAAGCTGCCTTATAAGAGGGTAGCGAAAGGTGTGGTGCCGCCGAAGTGAAATGCCGTACACCACCTTTTTTACAAACTTGTCGGCCCAATCTGCAAACATTTCAAATCTACCGACATCGGAGCAACTCAAGCGCGTCTCGTCCGTTCTCAAGCCAATCAGAGACAAGATGGACGGCTTTCTAGCACAAGCAAGCCAACGTTTAGGGAAGGAAGAACTTGTTACCCCGGTATCCTCCTGGTCTTGTTGCAGTGCTTGCTGCTTGTGCCTGTTGAGCAGATCCGCGGCCTCGTCATAGGCGCGCTTTAACATCTTCCGACGGTGAAGGAGCCAGACGTCTGTGATTGGCAGCTTCGCAGACATCTCGAGAGCAAGCCCCAATGTGGTGAGCGCCATCTCGAGCCTCTCTGCGATGTGGCCTCCGGACGTCCTCTCCTTGCGCTTTCCCAGCACGTAGGAGATGCTTCTGCTCACGCCCTCCTGAACAACGGCTCCGACCACCATCTCCGTGATTTCCGGCATGGGGGGTTAATGGACCGGCTGAGAAGACAAAACAACAGGAGCCACTTTAATCTGACGCACAAAAGAGGAAAATCTTGAGTGCACTTACGTTACTGATGGACTGTAAATGCATTGTCCTTACGTTAGTTTTCCTCTGAATTGTAGCGGCGTGCAGCACCAAGTTCTGATCA from Phragmites australis chromosome 14, lpPhrAust1.1, whole genome shotgun sequence includes these protein-coding regions:
- the LOC133891418 gene encoding uncharacterized protein LOC133891418, translated to MPEITEMVVGAVVQEGVSRSISYVLGKRKERTSGGHIAERLEMALTTLGLALEMSAKLPITDVWLLHRRKMLKRAYDEAADLLNRHKQQALQQDQEDTGVTSSSFPKRWLACARKPSILSLIGLRTDETRLSCSDVGRFEMFADWADKFVKKVVYGISLRRHHTFRYPLIRQLLEGKTLRYEKVQGSQSRRICIWPIPSEGRGVEVYLYYSYEDRKMPAKFFDLDLLLRISECTDIVGTAISCLQQLASQFNIATEYVIGEIILLSSLQGISHSDALPWEWRQEIIVENAKFLRPDPICCTNNAVSSCVPSLGLPEPVVEFYFTCYVSAVEYILHSSTDEVGMNSPPLYLDIKLLPHCDLWGPQKQISLRFEGKEENIDGSIQHTEAMLRSKAIDYLVRQPGDADYQMVWSSPHGLGLIWLEKPSAKPTWVRRPGRIRQQVICA